From one Accipiter gentilis chromosome 3, bAccGen1.1, whole genome shotgun sequence genomic stretch:
- the ST3GAL5 gene encoding lactosylceramide alpha-2,3-sialyltransferase isoform X2, which yields MRRRGARTEPGAAMLSDNNSVKLKSDCSPPVQWCKVAAHEDEKTELVFKRFLALFVVGGCFLYILKLHFGPEECDRTKMPYVDLDRRAQQYASTALQEQCRPSYVKKEMGKLFAEKYRMDISPFVRKNVNEEEALFKYEPPFGFHKFFDKLKNVLELLPEHDLPEDLKSKHCKRCVVVGSGGILHGSELGHLLNQFDIVIRLNDAPVQGYTDHVGNKTTIRMTYPEGAPLSEHEYPPASLFVAVLFKSVDFNWLQAMVKNETLPLWVRLFFWKEVAEKIPLTSKQFRILNPVIIKETALDILQFPEPRSKFWGWDKNVPTIGVTAVVLATHLCDEVSLAGFGYDLDQPSTPLHYYNNLCMAAMNGQTMHNVTSETKFLQKLIKEKVVRDLTGGIHCEFCGKGS from the exons CAATGCTGAGTGACAATAACTCTGTGAAGCTGAAAAGTGATTGTTCACCTCCTGTGCAATGGTGTAAGGTGGCTGCACATGAAGATGAGAAGACCGAGCTGGTTTTTAAAAG ATTTCTTGCACTGTTTGTGGTTGGAGGGTGCTTCCTTTATATCCTCAAATTACATTTTGGACCCGAAGAATGTGACAGAACAAAAATGCCGTATGTGGACCTCGATCGT AGAGCACAACAGTATGCCAGCACTGCATTGCAGGAACAGTGCCGACCTTCTTACgtaaagaaagaaatgggaaagttATTTGCGGAGAAATATCGCATGGACATATCTCCCTTtgtaagaaaaaatgtaaatgaagaagaagctttatttaaatatgaaCCTCCTTTTGGATTTCACAAGTTCTTTGATAAGCTTAAAAATGTCCTTGAACTCTTACCTGAGCATGATTTACCAGAAGATTTGAAGTCAAAACACTGTAAGCGTTGTGTTGTTGTTGGCAGTGGTGGAATTCTTCATGGATCAGAGCTGGGTCACTTATTGAATCAGTTTGATATTGTTATAAG attaaatGATGCACCAGTTCAAGGATACACAGATCACGTTGGTAACAAAACTACTATACGGATGACTTACCCAGAAGGAGCCCCACTTTCTGAACATGAGTATCCTCCTGCTAGCTTGTTTGTggctgttttgtttaaaagtgtTGATTTCAATTGGCTTCAAGCAATGGTAAAAAATGAAACCTTG ccTCTGTGGGTGCGACTCTTCTTTTGGAAGGAGGTTGCTGAGAAAATTCCTCTTACATCAAAGCAGTTTCGGATTCTGAATCCAGTCATCATCAAAGAGACAGCTTTGGACATTTTACAGTTCCCTGAACCTCGATCAAAATTCTGGGGTTGGGATAAG aATGTACCTACAATTGGGGTCACAGCAGTTGTTCTGGCCACACATTTATGTGATGAAGTGAGCTTAGCAGGATTTGGATATGACCTTGATCAGCCCAGCACACCTTTGCACTATTACAACAACCTCTGCATGGCTGCCATGAATGGACAAACTATGCACAACGTGACAAGTGAAACAAAATTCCTGCAAAAACTGATCAAAGAAAAAGTTGTCAGAGACCTCACTGGGGGGATACATTGTGAATTCTGTGGCAAAGGCAGCTAG
- the ST3GAL5 gene encoding lactosylceramide alpha-2,3-sialyltransferase isoform X3 produces MRRRGARTEPGAAMLSDNNSVKLKSDCSPPVQWCKVAAHEDEKTELVFKRFLALFVVGGCFLYILKLHFGPEECDRTKMPYVDLDRVRRAQQYASTALQEQCRPSYVKKEMGKLFAEKYRMDISPFVRKNVNEEEALFKYEPPFGFHKFFDKLKNVLELLPEHDLPEDLKSKHCKRCVVVGSGGILHGSELGHLLNQFDIVIRLNDAPVQGYTDHVGNKTTIRMTYPEGAPLSEHEYPPASLFVAVLFKSVDFNWLQAMPLWVRLFFWKEVAEKIPLTSKQFRILNPVIIKETALDILQFPEPRSKFWGWDKNVPTIGVTAVVLATHLCDEVSLAGFGYDLDQPSTPLHYYNNLCMAAMNGQTMHNVTSETKFLQKLIKEKVVRDLTGGIHCEFCGKGS; encoded by the exons CAATGCTGAGTGACAATAACTCTGTGAAGCTGAAAAGTGATTGTTCACCTCCTGTGCAATGGTGTAAGGTGGCTGCACATGAAGATGAGAAGACCGAGCTGGTTTTTAAAAG ATTTCTTGCACTGTTTGTGGTTGGAGGGTGCTTCCTTTATATCCTCAAATTACATTTTGGACCCGAAGAATGTGACAGAACAAAAATGCCGTATGTGGACCTCGATCGTGTAAGG AGAGCACAACAGTATGCCAGCACTGCATTGCAGGAACAGTGCCGACCTTCTTACgtaaagaaagaaatgggaaagttATTTGCGGAGAAATATCGCATGGACATATCTCCCTTtgtaagaaaaaatgtaaatgaagaagaagctttatttaaatatgaaCCTCCTTTTGGATTTCACAAGTTCTTTGATAAGCTTAAAAATGTCCTTGAACTCTTACCTGAGCATGATTTACCAGAAGATTTGAAGTCAAAACACTGTAAGCGTTGTGTTGTTGTTGGCAGTGGTGGAATTCTTCATGGATCAGAGCTGGGTCACTTATTGAATCAGTTTGATATTGTTATAAG attaaatGATGCACCAGTTCAAGGATACACAGATCACGTTGGTAACAAAACTACTATACGGATGACTTACCCAGAAGGAGCCCCACTTTCTGAACATGAGTATCCTCCTGCTAGCTTGTTTGTggctgttttgtttaaaagtgtTGATTTCAATTGGCTTCAAGCAATG ccTCTGTGGGTGCGACTCTTCTTTTGGAAGGAGGTTGCTGAGAAAATTCCTCTTACATCAAAGCAGTTTCGGATTCTGAATCCAGTCATCATCAAAGAGACAGCTTTGGACATTTTACAGTTCCCTGAACCTCGATCAAAATTCTGGGGTTGGGATAAG aATGTACCTACAATTGGGGTCACAGCAGTTGTTCTGGCCACACATTTATGTGATGAAGTGAGCTTAGCAGGATTTGGATATGACCTTGATCAGCCCAGCACACCTTTGCACTATTACAACAACCTCTGCATGGCTGCCATGAATGGACAAACTATGCACAACGTGACAAGTGAAACAAAATTCCTGCAAAAACTGATCAAAGAAAAAGTTGTCAGAGACCTCACTGGGGGGATACATTGTGAATTCTGTGGCAAAGGCAGCTAG
- the ST3GAL5 gene encoding lactosylceramide alpha-2,3-sialyltransferase isoform X1, which produces MRRRGARTEPGAAMLSDNNSVKLKSDCSPPVQWCKVAAHEDEKTELVFKRFLALFVVGGCFLYILKLHFGPEECDRTKMPYVDLDRVRRAQQYASTALQEQCRPSYVKKEMGKLFAEKYRMDISPFVRKNVNEEEALFKYEPPFGFHKFFDKLKNVLELLPEHDLPEDLKSKHCKRCVVVGSGGILHGSELGHLLNQFDIVIRLNDAPVQGYTDHVGNKTTIRMTYPEGAPLSEHEYPPASLFVAVLFKSVDFNWLQAMVKNETLPLWVRLFFWKEVAEKIPLTSKQFRILNPVIIKETALDILQFPEPRSKFWGWDKNVPTIGVTAVVLATHLCDEVSLAGFGYDLDQPSTPLHYYNNLCMAAMNGQTMHNVTSETKFLQKLIKEKVVRDLTGGIHCEFCGKGS; this is translated from the exons CAATGCTGAGTGACAATAACTCTGTGAAGCTGAAAAGTGATTGTTCACCTCCTGTGCAATGGTGTAAGGTGGCTGCACATGAAGATGAGAAGACCGAGCTGGTTTTTAAAAG ATTTCTTGCACTGTTTGTGGTTGGAGGGTGCTTCCTTTATATCCTCAAATTACATTTTGGACCCGAAGAATGTGACAGAACAAAAATGCCGTATGTGGACCTCGATCGTGTAAGG AGAGCACAACAGTATGCCAGCACTGCATTGCAGGAACAGTGCCGACCTTCTTACgtaaagaaagaaatgggaaagttATTTGCGGAGAAATATCGCATGGACATATCTCCCTTtgtaagaaaaaatgtaaatgaagaagaagctttatttaaatatgaaCCTCCTTTTGGATTTCACAAGTTCTTTGATAAGCTTAAAAATGTCCTTGAACTCTTACCTGAGCATGATTTACCAGAAGATTTGAAGTCAAAACACTGTAAGCGTTGTGTTGTTGTTGGCAGTGGTGGAATTCTTCATGGATCAGAGCTGGGTCACTTATTGAATCAGTTTGATATTGTTATAAG attaaatGATGCACCAGTTCAAGGATACACAGATCACGTTGGTAACAAAACTACTATACGGATGACTTACCCAGAAGGAGCCCCACTTTCTGAACATGAGTATCCTCCTGCTAGCTTGTTTGTggctgttttgtttaaaagtgtTGATTTCAATTGGCTTCAAGCAATGGTAAAAAATGAAACCTTG ccTCTGTGGGTGCGACTCTTCTTTTGGAAGGAGGTTGCTGAGAAAATTCCTCTTACATCAAAGCAGTTTCGGATTCTGAATCCAGTCATCATCAAAGAGACAGCTTTGGACATTTTACAGTTCCCTGAACCTCGATCAAAATTCTGGGGTTGGGATAAG aATGTACCTACAATTGGGGTCACAGCAGTTGTTCTGGCCACACATTTATGTGATGAAGTGAGCTTAGCAGGATTTGGATATGACCTTGATCAGCCCAGCACACCTTTGCACTATTACAACAACCTCTGCATGGCTGCCATGAATGGACAAACTATGCACAACGTGACAAGTGAAACAAAATTCCTGCAAAAACTGATCAAAGAAAAAGTTGTCAGAGACCTCACTGGGGGGATACATTGTGAATTCTGTGGCAAAGGCAGCTAG
- the ST3GAL5 gene encoding lactosylceramide alpha-2,3-sialyltransferase isoform X4 codes for MLSDNNSVKLKSDCSPPVQWCKVAAHEDEKTELVFKRFLALFVVGGCFLYILKLHFGPEECDRTKMPYVDLDRVRRAQQYASTALQEQCRPSYVKKEMGKLFAEKYRMDISPFVRKNVNEEEALFKYEPPFGFHKFFDKLKNVLELLPEHDLPEDLKSKHCKRCVVVGSGGILHGSELGHLLNQFDIVIRLNDAPVQGYTDHVGNKTTIRMTYPEGAPLSEHEYPPASLFVAVLFKSVDFNWLQAMVKNETLPLWVRLFFWKEVAEKIPLTSKQFRILNPVIIKETALDILQFPEPRSKFWGWDKNVPTIGVTAVVLATHLCDEVSLAGFGYDLDQPSTPLHYYNNLCMAAMNGQTMHNVTSETKFLQKLIKEKVVRDLTGGIHCEFCGKGS; via the exons ATGCTGAGTGACAATAACTCTGTGAAGCTGAAAAGTGATTGTTCACCTCCTGTGCAATGGTGTAAGGTGGCTGCACATGAAGATGAGAAGACCGAGCTGGTTTTTAAAAG ATTTCTTGCACTGTTTGTGGTTGGAGGGTGCTTCCTTTATATCCTCAAATTACATTTTGGACCCGAAGAATGTGACAGAACAAAAATGCCGTATGTGGACCTCGATCGTGTAAGG AGAGCACAACAGTATGCCAGCACTGCATTGCAGGAACAGTGCCGACCTTCTTACgtaaagaaagaaatgggaaagttATTTGCGGAGAAATATCGCATGGACATATCTCCCTTtgtaagaaaaaatgtaaatgaagaagaagctttatttaaatatgaaCCTCCTTTTGGATTTCACAAGTTCTTTGATAAGCTTAAAAATGTCCTTGAACTCTTACCTGAGCATGATTTACCAGAAGATTTGAAGTCAAAACACTGTAAGCGTTGTGTTGTTGTTGGCAGTGGTGGAATTCTTCATGGATCAGAGCTGGGTCACTTATTGAATCAGTTTGATATTGTTATAAG attaaatGATGCACCAGTTCAAGGATACACAGATCACGTTGGTAACAAAACTACTATACGGATGACTTACCCAGAAGGAGCCCCACTTTCTGAACATGAGTATCCTCCTGCTAGCTTGTTTGTggctgttttgtttaaaagtgtTGATTTCAATTGGCTTCAAGCAATGGTAAAAAATGAAACCTTG ccTCTGTGGGTGCGACTCTTCTTTTGGAAGGAGGTTGCTGAGAAAATTCCTCTTACATCAAAGCAGTTTCGGATTCTGAATCCAGTCATCATCAAAGAGACAGCTTTGGACATTTTACAGTTCCCTGAACCTCGATCAAAATTCTGGGGTTGGGATAAG aATGTACCTACAATTGGGGTCACAGCAGTTGTTCTGGCCACACATTTATGTGATGAAGTGAGCTTAGCAGGATTTGGATATGACCTTGATCAGCCCAGCACACCTTTGCACTATTACAACAACCTCTGCATGGCTGCCATGAATGGACAAACTATGCACAACGTGACAAGTGAAACAAAATTCCTGCAAAAACTGATCAAAGAAAAAGTTGTCAGAGACCTCACTGGGGGGATACATTGTGAATTCTGTGGCAAAGGCAGCTAG
- the ST3GAL5 gene encoding lactosylceramide alpha-2,3-sialyltransferase isoform X5, which translates to MKMRRPSWFLKGTRKFLALFVVGGCFLYILKLHFGPEECDRTKMPYVDLDRVRRAQQYASTALQEQCRPSYVKKEMGKLFAEKYRMDISPFVRKNVNEEEALFKYEPPFGFHKFFDKLKNVLELLPEHDLPEDLKSKHCKRCVVVGSGGILHGSELGHLLNQFDIVIRLNDAPVQGYTDHVGNKTTIRMTYPEGAPLSEHEYPPASLFVAVLFKSVDFNWLQAMVKNETLPLWVRLFFWKEVAEKIPLTSKQFRILNPVIIKETALDILQFPEPRSKFWGWDKNVPTIGVTAVVLATHLCDEVSLAGFGYDLDQPSTPLHYYNNLCMAAMNGQTMHNVTSETKFLQKLIKEKVVRDLTGGIHCEFCGKGS; encoded by the exons ATGAAGATGAGAAGACCGAGCTGGTTTTTAAAAGGTACTCGCAA ATTTCTTGCACTGTTTGTGGTTGGAGGGTGCTTCCTTTATATCCTCAAATTACATTTTGGACCCGAAGAATGTGACAGAACAAAAATGCCGTATGTGGACCTCGATCGTGTAAGG AGAGCACAACAGTATGCCAGCACTGCATTGCAGGAACAGTGCCGACCTTCTTACgtaaagaaagaaatgggaaagttATTTGCGGAGAAATATCGCATGGACATATCTCCCTTtgtaagaaaaaatgtaaatgaagaagaagctttatttaaatatgaaCCTCCTTTTGGATTTCACAAGTTCTTTGATAAGCTTAAAAATGTCCTTGAACTCTTACCTGAGCATGATTTACCAGAAGATTTGAAGTCAAAACACTGTAAGCGTTGTGTTGTTGTTGGCAGTGGTGGAATTCTTCATGGATCAGAGCTGGGTCACTTATTGAATCAGTTTGATATTGTTATAAG attaaatGATGCACCAGTTCAAGGATACACAGATCACGTTGGTAACAAAACTACTATACGGATGACTTACCCAGAAGGAGCCCCACTTTCTGAACATGAGTATCCTCCTGCTAGCTTGTTTGTggctgttttgtttaaaagtgtTGATTTCAATTGGCTTCAAGCAATGGTAAAAAATGAAACCTTG ccTCTGTGGGTGCGACTCTTCTTTTGGAAGGAGGTTGCTGAGAAAATTCCTCTTACATCAAAGCAGTTTCGGATTCTGAATCCAGTCATCATCAAAGAGACAGCTTTGGACATTTTACAGTTCCCTGAACCTCGATCAAAATTCTGGGGTTGGGATAAG aATGTACCTACAATTGGGGTCACAGCAGTTGTTCTGGCCACACATTTATGTGATGAAGTGAGCTTAGCAGGATTTGGATATGACCTTGATCAGCCCAGCACACCTTTGCACTATTACAACAACCTCTGCATGGCTGCCATGAATGGACAAACTATGCACAACGTGACAAGTGAAACAAAATTCCTGCAAAAACTGATCAAAGAAAAAGTTGTCAGAGACCTCACTGGGGGGATACATTGTGAATTCTGTGGCAAAGGCAGCTAG